A part of Gemmatimonas groenlandica genomic DNA contains:
- a CDS encoding efflux RND transporter periplasmic adaptor subunit, which translates to MTFGLQTVAPLLLALVACNKGDAAATTDSTSATSTAAQEAAEEAGRPALALPVMAEEARDGDLVLRVTTTGQIRSDAAVKLRAEVAGTVAQLVVRPGQAVSKGQVLARLDGYPFDLSVRDAQASTDEAEQRFLESFVPESVVTGRGPTPEQRKALMNKAGLVGARLRLERAKYEQDRATIRSPVDGTVDAIEISAGEKVSAGQALLTVVDTRNLRIEAQVLEHDLPLVRVGGEASISSAGAPGRLLRGRVDALLPLVDSVTRAGRAIVRVQGDGTLRPGMYADVQLEATRLPGRRMVPSRAVIERDGRPLVFVVKDGRAQWTYIVPGRTNGVDTEVLPDSTTGQIPVNPGDQIITEGHLTLTHDAPVRVTAPREASPTPGASGERAPSDRAPKLKR; encoded by the coding sequence GTGACCTTCGGCCTGCAGACTGTGGCGCCACTGCTGCTCGCGCTCGTCGCCTGCAACAAGGGCGACGCCGCCGCCACCACCGATTCCACGAGCGCCACCTCCACCGCCGCGCAGGAAGCGGCGGAGGAAGCCGGTCGCCCGGCTCTGGCGTTACCGGTGATGGCCGAAGAGGCGCGCGACGGCGACCTGGTGCTTCGGGTAACCACCACGGGACAGATCCGCTCCGATGCGGCGGTGAAGCTGCGCGCCGAGGTGGCGGGCACGGTGGCGCAACTCGTGGTACGGCCCGGGCAAGCGGTATCCAAGGGACAGGTGCTGGCCCGTCTCGATGGGTATCCGTTCGATCTCTCGGTGCGCGACGCGCAGGCCAGCACCGATGAAGCGGAGCAGCGCTTTCTGGAAAGCTTCGTGCCGGAGTCGGTGGTGACCGGCCGCGGCCCCACGCCCGAGCAGCGCAAGGCACTCATGAACAAGGCGGGCTTGGTGGGCGCGCGGTTGCGCCTCGAGCGCGCCAAGTACGAACAGGATCGCGCCACGATCCGAAGCCCCGTGGACGGCACGGTCGACGCCATCGAGATCTCGGCCGGCGAGAAGGTCAGTGCCGGGCAGGCACTGCTCACCGTCGTGGACACGCGCAATCTGCGCATCGAGGCGCAGGTGCTCGAACACGACCTGCCGTTGGTGCGTGTTGGCGGTGAAGCCAGCATCAGCAGTGCCGGCGCGCCGGGTCGATTGCTGCGAGGTCGCGTGGATGCGCTGTTGCCGCTGGTGGATTCGGTCACGCGCGCCGGACGCGCCATCGTGCGCGTGCAGGGCGATGGCACACTGCGCCCCGGCATGTACGCCGACGTGCAACTCGAGGCCACACGATTGCCGGGACGCCGCATGGTGCCGTCGCGTGCTGTCATTGAGCGCGACGGACGACCGCTGGTGTTCGTGGTCAAAGATGGCCGCGCCCAGTGGACGTACATCGTACCCGGTCGCACCAATGGCGTCGATACCGAAGTACTCCCCGATTCCACCACCGGACAGATCCCGGTGAATCCCGGCGATCAGATCATCACCGAAGGACATCTCACGCTCACGCATGATGCGCCGGTGCGCGTGACGGCGCCGCGCGAAGCGTCGCCCACTCCCGGTGCGTCGGGTGAGCGTGCGCCGAGCGATCGTGCGCCGAAACTCAAGCGATAG
- a CDS encoding efflux RND transporter permease subunit: MSLAAYAVRRPVATLSAILAVVLLGSVSLSRLPVSLLPDVSLPVLTIRTVYTGAAAPEVSRFVAEPIEEAIGATPGLTELRSVSRNNEVTTTARFEWGTDMRATVLSVRERLDAARSQLPERADRPTLLTSDPGERPIAVLAIRQSQTQAAKDSRAQGGGDLRSLARTATEVHARRLEQIEGVSSVAVVGAPDDEIRVELDPGKLRALDLTPEDVAAAIRAENATGAGGTIRKGQFRFSVRALTEFRNPSEILDTPIGRVGAGITLRDVGTVSLGLADPQTLTRLDGTSAIGMVVYKDAGSNTVAVTRRMTDAIAQLEKEFPGVSMTVVAAQADFVVDALSNLGQEIVAGGLLSLLVIFVFLRDWRLSLAIGVTVPLSVLMALVALQALDVSINVLSLGGLALGTGLLVDTAIVVAESVGRRREEGMSLLEAAVTGTDEVAAPLFAGTLTTVLVFGPIIFVRGLAAALFRDLSLSVVTTVAASLVLALTLMPVMIVGRRKLANAAPAPIAPPKTPSAAARTLDAWGRTLTDWYERGMRWSLSHPRSVFGMAGALLAVTVVLIYTLPKEILPRVDEGVLVAAVQLPEGTSIQATAAQVARVESAARSLGAKGIYARVGKATDEEILAGADPGSSATAQLIVPVPARADAAAFAQQLRAKLPDLAKGALAIDLAGQSEFGSLIGREGRLVRVELSAPTLVESQRWADTVRTAMQTVPSLTDVRDAFAATQPIVEVSLERARMAERDIVPQQVASALAGALGGVSASELRETDRRTPIMVRYAGLRNEELETALRTPLRGVPLAQLVQVRETRAPLEVVRVGQRPVTIIEGLVESGGTAKATTDVQARMAALTLPAGVSWQVGGADAERERTSSELTLVAVLAALLMFLVLAGEFASFTIPLVVMLTVPLAGAGAVIFLWLTGQSLNAVSLIGIVVMIGMADNEAVVKLDAIRKFREDGHSIDDAIIRGGEQRLRAIAMTSITTVTGVLPLVFGWGSGGALYQPLAAGIIGGSISALLVTFFLLPTAYAVLERRTERRTASRAIRGAARVA; encoded by the coding sequence GTGAGTCTCGCCGCCTATGCGGTGCGTCGCCCCGTCGCGACGCTCTCCGCCATTCTGGCCGTCGTGCTGCTGGGTTCCGTCTCGTTGAGCCGGTTGCCGGTGTCGCTGCTGCCCGATGTGTCGCTGCCGGTGCTCACCATTCGCACGGTATACACTGGTGCCGCGGCACCCGAAGTGTCGCGCTTCGTGGCGGAGCCGATTGAAGAAGCGATCGGCGCCACGCCAGGGCTGACCGAGTTGCGCAGTGTGAGTCGCAACAATGAAGTGACGACCACCGCACGGTTCGAGTGGGGCACCGACATGCGCGCCACCGTGCTGTCGGTGCGCGAACGGCTCGACGCGGCGCGCAGCCAGCTGCCCGAGCGCGCCGATCGCCCCACACTGCTCACCAGTGACCCGGGCGAGCGGCCCATCGCCGTGCTGGCCATTCGTCAATCGCAGACGCAGGCGGCGAAGGACTCGCGGGCGCAGGGTGGTGGCGACTTGCGCAGCTTGGCGCGTACGGCCACCGAAGTGCACGCGCGACGGCTCGAGCAAATCGAAGGCGTCTCGAGTGTCGCGGTAGTAGGCGCGCCCGACGATGAGATCCGCGTCGAGCTCGACCCCGGGAAGCTGCGCGCGCTCGATCTCACGCCGGAAGACGTGGCGGCCGCGATCCGGGCCGAGAATGCGACGGGTGCCGGCGGCACCATTCGGAAAGGACAGTTCCGCTTCTCGGTGCGGGCGCTCACGGAGTTCCGTAACCCGTCGGAGATTCTCGATACGCCGATCGGACGCGTGGGTGCCGGCATCACGCTGCGCGATGTGGGCACGGTGTCGCTGGGGTTGGCCGATCCGCAAACGCTCACGCGCCTCGATGGCACGTCGGCCATCGGTATGGTGGTGTACAAAGACGCCGGCTCGAATACGGTGGCCGTCACCCGTCGCATGACCGACGCCATTGCCCAACTCGAGAAGGAGTTCCCGGGCGTCTCGATGACGGTGGTGGCGGCGCAGGCCGACTTCGTGGTCGATGCGCTGTCGAATTTGGGGCAGGAGATCGTGGCCGGCGGACTGTTGTCGCTACTCGTGATCTTCGTGTTTCTGCGCGACTGGCGATTGTCACTCGCCATCGGTGTCACGGTGCCGTTGTCGGTGCTGATGGCGCTGGTGGCGCTGCAGGCGCTCGATGTCTCCATCAACGTGCTGAGTTTAGGTGGCCTAGCATTGGGCACCGGCTTGTTGGTGGACACGGCGATCGTGGTAGCTGAGTCGGTGGGGCGCCGACGTGAAGAAGGGATGTCGCTGTTGGAGGCGGCCGTTACCGGAACCGATGAAGTCGCGGCGCCGCTGTTCGCCGGCACGCTCACGACAGTGCTGGTGTTCGGACCTATCATCTTCGTGCGTGGACTCGCCGCGGCGCTGTTCCGCGACTTGAGCTTGAGTGTGGTGACCACGGTGGCAGCGTCGCTGGTGTTGGCGCTCACCCTTATGCCGGTGATGATCGTGGGGCGCCGCAAGCTCGCGAACGCTGCGCCTGCGCCAATCGCGCCGCCGAAGACACCGTCGGCTGCCGCGCGCACCCTCGACGCATGGGGACGCACGCTCACCGACTGGTATGAGCGAGGGATGCGGTGGTCGCTGTCGCATCCGCGATCGGTGTTCGGCATGGCCGGCGCATTGTTGGCGGTCACCGTGGTGCTCATTTACACGCTGCCGAAGGAAATCCTGCCGCGCGTAGACGAAGGCGTGCTGGTGGCGGCGGTCCAACTCCCGGAAGGCACTAGCATTCAAGCCACGGCGGCGCAGGTCGCGCGCGTAGAAAGCGCCGCACGATCGCTCGGTGCCAAAGGCATCTACGCGCGCGTGGGCAAGGCCACCGACGAGGAGATCCTGGCCGGTGCCGATCCCGGATCGAGTGCGACGGCGCAGCTCATCGTGCCGGTGCCCGCGCGTGCCGATGCGGCTGCGTTTGCCCAGCAGCTGCGCGCCAAATTGCCGGACCTGGCGAAGGGTGCGTTGGCCATCGATCTCGCCGGCCAATCGGAGTTCGGTTCGCTGATCGGCCGCGAAGGACGACTGGTGCGCGTGGAGCTGTCGGCCCCCACGCTGGTGGAATCGCAACGATGGGCCGACACCGTGCGCACGGCCATGCAAACGGTGCCATCGCTCACGGATGTGCGCGATGCCTTCGCCGCGACGCAGCCGATTGTGGAAGTGTCGCTGGAGCGCGCCCGCATGGCGGAACGTGACATCGTACCGCAGCAGGTCGCCAGTGCGTTGGCGGGCGCGTTGGGTGGAGTGAGTGCGAGTGAGCTGCGCGAGACTGATCGTCGCACGCCGATCATGGTGCGCTATGCCGGCCTGCGCAACGAAGAGCTGGAGACCGCACTCAGAACGCCGTTGCGCGGGGTGCCGCTGGCGCAGCTGGTGCAGGTGCGCGAAACGCGGGCGCCACTGGAAGTGGTGCGCGTGGGGCAGCGACCGGTTACGATCATCGAGGGGTTGGTGGAGAGCGGTGGCACCGCAAAAGCCACCACCGACGTGCAGGCGCGCATGGCGGCGCTCACGCTACCGGCCGGGGTGTCGTGGCAGGTGGGCGGCGCTGACGCCGAGCGCGAGCGTACGAGCAGTGAACTCACGCTGGTGGCGGTGTTGGCGGCCCTGCTCATGTTCCTGGTGTTAGCGGGCGAATTTGCGAGCTTCACGATTCCACTGGTGGTCATGCTTACCGTGCCGTTGGCCGGTGCCGGTGCGGTGATTTTCTTGTGGCTTACCGGGCAGTCGCTCAACGCCGTGAGCTTGATCGGCATCGTGGTAATGATCGGCATGGCCGACAACGAGGCGGTGGTCAAGCTCGATGCCATCCGCAAGTTCCGCGAAGACGGGCACAGCATCGACGACGCGATCATTCGCGGCGGTGAGCAGCGACTGCGCGCGATTGCGATGACCTCAATTACCACCGTGACCGGTGTGTTGCCGCTGGTGTTCGGCTGGGGCAGCGGCGGCGCGCTGTACCAGCCGCTGGCGGCCGGCATTATCGGTGGCAGCATCAGCGCGCTGCTGGTCACGTTCTTCCTGTTGCCCACGGCCTACGCGGTGCTGGAGCGGCGCACCGAACGCCGCACCGCGAGCCGTGCAATTCGCGGTGCGGCGCGCGTCGCGTGA